CCATCATTCGTCTGGCGCAAAATTATCAAAACCGTGCTGAGCGTGTTGTTGTGCAGTCTAAATCAGACCAGCACGCGGATATTCGCTATGACGTGATGAACACATCGCCGCACGATACAGAAAAAGCCGTGATCAACACGTTGCTCTATCATGATGCGCCAAACGCAATCGTCTTTGCCAACACACGCGCAATGGTGAACCGTCTTTCCGCCCGCCTTTCTAATCGCGGTCTAAAGGTTGTGTCATTATCGGGTGAATTGTCACAAGCAGAACGCACCCACGCGCTTCAAGCTATGCGTGATGGTCGCGCTAGAATTTGTGTGGCGACTGATGTGGCCGCGCGCGGTATTGATTTGCCGAACCTTGATTTGGTGGTTCACGCTGAGTTGCCAAACAACCACGAAACTTTGTTGCACCGCTCAGGCCGTACGGGTCGGGCAGGGCGCAAGGGTGTTAGTGCGCTCATCGTGACGAAGAAGACCTTCAAAAAAGCACAACGCATGCTGCATATGGCGAAACTCCAAGCTGATTGGATCCAGCCACCTTCTGCTGATGCGGTGAAGGAAAGAGAATCTGAGCGCCTGTTCAATGATGATACGTGGCAGACGCCTGCCTCTGAATCAGAGCAAGAGGTTATTAGCAAGTTAGAGACAACCTTCACACCGGCTCAATTGGCGACGGCTTATCTAAGGCTTTATCGGGCGCAACGCTCATCGCCTGAAGAATTATCAAGCAACAACCCGACACTCGACTTTACACCAGAACCGCGCCAAGAGTTTGGACCAAGTATTTGGTTCTCCATTACAGGTGGCCGCAATAAAGGCGCAGAACCACGCCAGATTTTGCCAATGGTTTGTAAATTTGGTGGTCTGAACAGACGCGACATTGGTGCAATCAAACTTGACAATGATTGTTCTTATGTCGAAATCGCTGAAGCCAAAGTAGAGGCGTTTCTTTCTGATTTAGGTGATAGAATGGAGCTTGAAAAAGGCGCCGCTATCACACAGCTTGCTGGTGCGCCGAGTGTCAGTGAAAGACCATCAAGACATTCTAAGAAGGATGGCAAGTTCGGTAAGCCAAGACATTCCAAGTCGTCTAAGCCATTCGGTAAAGGTGGCAAAGGTGGCGGGCGTGGTGATCGCCCAGAGCGTGGTGAGCGCGGTGATCGTCCAGAGCGTGGAGAACGAGGCGATCGGCCATTCCGTGGTGATAAGCCAGCGTCTAAAAGAAGCAAAGGCAAGCAAGGGCCGAGCGATTTTTCAAATGACAGCGGTAATGCACCTAAACCTCGCGGCGAAGCGCCAAGAGGTCGTGGAGATGGGGGTGGCGGTGAACATACACTAAGCCGCAAGCCAAAAGGCGCGAAGCCACCTATAGGTAAGAAATCAAGCAAGAAAAATCGCGCTCGCAGCGAAGGCGGCGGCAAGCCGTTTAAAGCTGGTAAGCCTAGAGATTAAACGGTACTTTTTTCCGCTTATACAATTACGCATTAGCCGATCCTTGGGGTCGGCTAATGTTCTTTACATTCAAATTTTGATCGTTAGTCTACAAACTGCTTTATACGGTTTGAGATTACGCCATGCCTCCGCATCATTCCATTATTGATGGAACATCTGACCGCCAAGACGGCTGGGTCTTTATTGCGCATCGTCGCGACCTTGATCGTCCGCGTCCGCTTCTTCCAATTTTAATCGATGAAAAGCCGCTTTTGCTCTTTCGTGATGACGAAGGTGAGTTGGGCTTAATTGGGCGCAATTGCCCGCATCGCGGTGCTGATCTTTGTTATGGGCGCTTAGAAGATAACGGCATTCGTTGCCCGTTCCACGGCTGGCATTTTGACCGCACAGGCCAATGTGTCGAACAACCTGCAGAGCCTGAGGGGTCGCACATGTATAAGGCGATTAAAGTGCCGATGTTGCCTTTGTACGAGGTTGATGGTCAAATCTATGCCTACACGGCAGAAGGTGAACCTTCGGGTCTTCCAAAAATACAATCAGTCGAAGGTGCATCATGATACCGCAAAGCTTGAATGATCAGTTGACGCGCATTGGCCCGCAAACATCTGCTGGCAAGGTGCTTCGGCAATATTGGCAGCCTGCAGCCTTGGTTGATGAGCTTGATGGCGATAAGCTGTTGCCTGTCAATTTGATGGGCGAACGATTGGCGTTATGTCGCGGCTCCAATGGTGAGCTACACTTAGTCACACGCCAGTCCAACCCTGATGAGCGTCCAACCTTTCACCCTGAACAGGTGATTGTTGATGAGAGCGGCCCGACTTATCCGATTGTCGAAAAGCGCGGCATCTTCTTTGCGTTTATGGGTGAGGGCGCGCCGCCCGCGTTTCCGAATTTTGATTGCTTTAGAGCGCCTGATACGCATGTATTTGCATTCAAAGGCTTGTGGGAATGCAATTGGATGCAAGCGCTAGAGATTGGTATTGATCCGGCCCACGCAAGCTTTTTGCATCGTTTCTTAGAAGATGAAGACCCAGACGATAGCTACGGCAAACAGTTCCGCGATAAGGCGGCACACACCAATATGCCGATGACGCAGATATTGCGTGAGTATCCACGCCCAGAATTGAAAGTGGATGAAACCGACTATGGGCTGAAGATTACCGCCCTTCGCCATATGGAAAACGAACTGACCCATGTGCGGGTGACTAACGCGATTTTCCCCGAAGCGATTTGCATTCCGATGTCGCGTGAGATGACCATCACACAGTGGCATGTGCCTGTGGATGATGAGAATTGCTATTGGTATACGATGTTCACAAGCTTCGACACGCCGGTGAATAAAGAGCTGATGCGTGAACAGCGCTTGGCGGAACACACTTTGCCAGAATATGCGCCGATCAAGAACAAGTCGAACGATTATCACTATGACCCTGACGAACAGCGCAATGTCACCTATACGGGCATGGGGCTAGATATCAACGTGCACGATCAGTGGGCGGTTGAAATGATGGGTTCTATTCAAGACCGTACGCGTGAGCATTTGGGGCGTTCGGATGTGGCGATTATTCGTCATCGCCGTATGTTGAGACAAGCAATAGCAGCCGTGGAAGCTGGCGAATTAGATGCATTGCCGATGCAACAAGTAGACGCCTCAATGGTGGTCGGACCACTTTCCAATGATGCGGTTGCGTCCACAGACAATTGGCAAAATGCCAGTTGGGAACAAGATATGGAACGACGTGCTGCTTGTTCGTGGGATGCGTCGGTCAGTTAAAATGAGCCAAGACCTAATTGCTAAAATCAAAGCAGGGTTGCTTGCTAAGAAATCAGTTTTGACTGAGAGCGATATTGAAAGCGCGGCTGCCTGTATCTCGCAAGTAGAAGCTGACAAGGTTGAAACGGTGCGCTTGGTCTTTCCAGATCAGCACGGCATTTTGCGCGGTAAGAACATTGTAGCAAGTGCGCTTGCTTCTGCCTTTGCTTCTGGCGTTGGTATGCCGTCTACCTTGTTGCTTAAAGATACATCGCAAAAGACCGTATTTCCCGTATGGGATGATGATGTTTCCATCGGCAGCCTTGCGCTTAATGGGGCGAGCGATGTGTTGATGGTGCCGCGTGCTGAGACAATGGTGACATTGCCGTGGTCGCCGCATTCTCGTTTGATCATGTGTGATCTGGTTGACCGCGAAGGCCAGCCGATCAGTGTTTCATCCCGCCAAGTGCTGTCGAACGCCGTCACAAAGCTCAGTGATGCTGGTTATAGCGCTCTGATGGGCCTAGAGGTGGAATTCCAGCTCTATGAGCGTGTTGATGACGGCATGGATCACTCTGATGCCACAATGCCGCCTAAAGCCGTTAAAACGCGCAACTTGACCCAAGGCGGTCAGTTTCTGGCCGAACATCGCTACCGCGAAGTAGAAGCGATCCTTGATGAGCTTCGTCGTGCTGGTGAGCAGATGGGGCTTGCGGTTCGTACGATGGAAATTGAAATGGGGGCGAGCCAGTTTGAATTTACCTTCGAACCATCCGACCCAATGACGCAGGCAGATCGGTTTGTATCATTCCGCACCATGGTGAAAGAGATCAGTAGCCAGAAGGGGCTACATGCTAGTTTCATGGCAAAGCCAAAATTGCCAAATGCGGCGGCAAACGGTTGGCACATGCATCAATCACTCTCTTCAATTGAGACAGGTGAGAATTGCTTTACACCGAGCAAAGGGAACGAGCTGACGAAAGAGGCGTCGGGATGGATTGCGGGTTTGCTGGAACATGCAATGGCATCTTGTCTTTTAACAACACCGACGGTGAACGGATATAAACGGTTCGCGCCGTTCCAACTTGCTCCAAACCGTATTCAGTGGGGCTATGATAATCGTGGGGCTATGGTTCGTGCGCTGCTTTTTGAAGGTGATGGCGCAAGCCGAATAGAAAACCGCGTGGCAGATTCTACTGCGAACCCTTACTTTGCTTTTGCTGGTCAAATATTATCGGGTTTGGATGGAATTGAGCGCGGTGCGACACCACCAGAAGCCACCAACTCGCCTTATGATAGTGACGCGCAATTGTTGCCTGAAACCTTGGCTGAAGCGATTGAGGCGTTTGAGGGCAGCGCTCTCTATCGTGCATCGCTTGGTGATGCCTTTGTCGATTATCTAAGCCATATCAAACGGGCTGAATGGAAGCGCTATTTGATGACTGTTTCTGAGTGGGAACAGGATGAGTATTTCAATCTATATTAGGTATGAAAACCAAACCCACCATCATCCCGCTCGCAGGCCATGTCTTTGAAGACACGATAGACGGGTATTTCCCGCTTCAAGAATCCTTAAAACAAATGATGAAGCGGCAAGGGTTTAGCGCGGCGGTTGTTTCTTTGAATTTTGCCCCTGCAATGGATATTCCAAATCTTGCGCATGAAGACCCCGTTCCGCTCTACGTGACAGACGGTTTCGGTTGCATGATCAACCATATGACCCTTGTTGTGCGCCATATCGGTGACAAGGTGGAGGTTGAAGGGCTGGGTGATTGGAAATGGTTTGACGGCCCCTTGATTGATACACCTCATTTTTCTCCGCTGCATCGGTTAGCGGAGCCTGCCTTCATCAAAGGTGTTGGGTTTAGGCGAGGAGAGGTGGACACCAAGCTTTTAGGGCACGTTGAAGAAGGAAGTCATTCACCCCAATTTGCACTTTTGGGGTTTAACAAGAATGATAACATTACATGTGATGAGGTTTTAAAGCCGCTTGGGTGGTCTACGGCGAGGATAATGCTTAAGAGCTCTGACGGTAAAACGATTGATCGCGATGAGACGCTGGTTGAAGCTTCAATGTTACAGCGGATAGACGGGGCGTTTACCTGTATAGACCCGTCTAGCGATTTCATCATTTGTCGTGATGACAAGGGACTTGATAGAGGCTCTTCGTTTTTAATCGAAAAACATTGGCGCCTCTTCGCCCCCTGATACCAAATTAAGCAAGCATTTTGCTTTCATCGTCGGTTTGGGTGTCTACATCATTTGTGCAATTATGTTCTTGCATCAAAAATGCAGGCATATCCTCAATAGTGAGAGGGCGACCAAACAAGAAGCCTTGGAATTGTGTGCAATCATACGATTCCAGCACTTTCACTTGTTCTTTTGTTTCAACGCCTTCAGCCGTAATCTTGAGTTCTAAAATGTTGCCCAATTTAGCAATGGCTGCGAACACGTTTTTCGCCATTTCGTCTGTCTCAATCGCCATAAGGAAGCTGCGATCAATTTTGAGCTTATCGAAAGGAAACTTGAGCAAATATGACAGGCTAGAATATCCAGTGCCGAAATCATCCAAGGCTATTGAAACGCCGATTTCCTTCAGTTCTTTTAGTACGTTTGTGACATTCTCAGTGTTTTCAATGAGTAGCCCCTCGGTCACCTCAAGTTCCAAACGATGTGCTTCTAGTCCCGTTGTCGTCAGCGCTTCGGTTACGCATTTTACAATGCGGCTATTGATGAATTGTTGCGGTGATAGATTGACTGAAACAAATAGATGAGCTGGCCAACTAGCCGCGTGATAGCAAGCCTCACAAAGGACCTTGTGGCCAATTTCGGTGATCAGACCCATACGTTCTGCAATTGGGATGAATTCAGTTGGAGAGATTATACCGCGTTCTGGGTGGTTCCAACGAACAAGGGCTTCGAAGCCTTCAGTCTTTTTGGTCTCAGCTGATACCAACGGTTGGAATGAGACTGACAACTGATCTTTTGAAAGAGCTTCGCGAAGATCTTGTTCTAAAAGTCGTCTTTCTCGTTCAAGTTGATCCATTTCTAAATCAAAGAACCGGTGAGTGGCTTTTCCTTCATGCTTAGCTCGGTATAGCGCAAGGTCAGCGTTGTGGAGGAGGCTTTCTTCTGAAGCCGCGCCGTGATCTCCCAATGCAATGCCGATCGATGTGCTTATACCTGAAACACTGTGATCCGAAACCAATTGGTAGGGTTGCTTAATTGCATTGATTAGTTTTTCGGCAAAAGTTGTTAAAGCCTGAATGCTGTTAGCGCTTCGGCACAAAATAGCGAATTCATCACCACCTAGTCGGGCGACCACGTCGTTGTCTGTGCACAGTGATTTTATGCGCTTAGCGACAATTTCCAATAGTTGATCACCTGCAGCATGGCCCTTGCTGTCGTTGACCAATTTAAAGCCATCAAGATCCAAGAACATCACTGCCCAAAGGCCTTTTTCATCTTTGCTATTGATGTGTTCTGTTATTGAGCGCGAAAAATGAGTTCGATTTACCAGGCCGGTAAGGGCATCATTATGTGCCAGATAGGCAATGCGCTCTTCCGCTTCTTTCTTGTCGGTAATATCTGATGCCACACCGCGAAAGCCGATGAAGTTATCTTTCACATCATATAGTGGCTTGCCAGCGATGCTGATCCAACGGACCTTGCCATCGACGAAGGCGTTGACTTGCACATCCATGAATGCCTCGCGGTTCGACCAATATTTTTTAATCATATTGGCGCCCTTGATCTTAACAAAGTCGGCCGTTTCTTTTTTGCCTGTTACACAGAAACATTGCGGTATTGTGCCAAGATACGTCTCAAAACCTTCTTGACCATGTATGAGTGTTCCATACTCATCCGATTGCCATAACCAATCACTCGTGTTTTCAGAGAAATCTTTCAAAAGGACGCTAATGGTGTCGTTCTTTTCTTCCAAACTGAAGGCACTAATCAAATTGTTGAGGTAGTTCAGAGCAAGCGATCGGCCTGAATGCAACAACATTATGATGAAGCAAACTAGGAGAGCGAGTAAACCGTAGTCTGATGGTTTTCCCGCGATAGCAAGCCCAATAGCGCAGCCAGCTCCCATTGATAAAAGCCAAATTAGCATGGCTTTTGGGATGGAGCATAGCGACATGGCGCCGCCGCCCATCATACCGCCAGCTATCGCGATGACGAGTACTTGTGTACCCGGTCCCGAATGAGGATAGTAAACCATCGGAATAAAGGCCCATATCAAGCCAAATAATGCCGCACTTTGCAGGAATTTCTTTTGCGCGCGCATTGACGCCGAATAGCTTTTACGGTCCCGAACTTTCTGCCATTTATAAATACCAAGGGCAGAGAAGAAACAAAGGGCTATGCCCCAGATAGGTAGGTATTCCGCATAAGGATCATTTTGAATGAAGAGCAAAACGACCCCAGCATTTACGATGTTAGCAAGCATCATCAATGGGGTAACGTTTGTCAGCGCAGCAATTTGGCTTGCTCGTATCCTGCCAGCGGTCTCACTGTTTTTTGTAATACCGGCGGAACTTGGCAAGTTGCCCGTAAAAAATGTCATTAATTCGATTAAATAACTTCTCATCAGCCGCGCTCAAATTAGTATGAATATGAGTGTTGTCATAATACATAAGTGTTTATTTTGAGTAACCGACGGTTGTATTTGTATCGATGGAATATGATCCTAATCGTTAGATTTTTTGATGAACTAAATGTTAATGAGATTTAGTTGCTGAATGACGTTGAATTATGCGAATGTTGATTCACACAATATCCCGCATCTATTTTGGCACTGAGTGATCTAGAATTGTTAAATATCCCAACCAATAAATTTGCGTCGATTGTTGTCGTTTTATTGATGGCTGTGCTTTTGGGTGCCTGTGCGGGTATTCCTCGTGATGTGGTTGGCTTGGGTGCTGAGCATATTACGGCAGCCCAACAAAATGGCGCGACAGTTCGAAAAATTTACATCGCCACAACGCGGAAAAAATCCAGCAATAAGCTCGAATACTTCAGTGGCGAACGCTCGCCGACCATGCAGCTTGGTTCTATCGATGTTTCGATCCCTGCAGGACATAAAGAAGGTGCGATTGAGCGGCTCAATGGTAAAATCATTGACCCCACTAAAAGCTTTATTTTGTCAGAACCTAATTTGATTGAAAGTCCTGTAGCTTTTCAAGCGAACTTGAATAATCAATTAGCGTCACGATTTGGACAGCAAAAGGATATTCTCGTTTTCGTCCATGGATATAACACGAATTTCAGCGCTGCTGTTCTGCGCGTTGCTCAATTCGTTCATGATACGAAGTATGAAGGTATTCCGGTGTTGTTTTCTTGGGCATCAAGGGGCAGCACGTTTGATTATCTTTATGATATCAATAGTGCCCTTCAAGCGCGTGAACAGCTGAGCCGTCTCGGCGTTATTTTGGGTGATGTGAATGCTACGCATTTTGATGTTGTCGCGCATTCCATGGGTAATTTAGTTACATTGGAAGCCATGCGTACCTTGGAATTGAGACAAAGAGGCTCCACTGGAGGGCGGCTTCGTCATGTTGTGCTGGCATCACCTGATATTGATATTGATTTCTTCAAGACGCAATTAAAGAGCGTTAGAAGCCTGCAAGATCGGTTCACGGTTCTTGTATCCAATGATGATCGTGCGCTTAACCTTTCCCAACGGCTGGCTGGTGGCGTTAATCGTGTCGGAGCAACGGATCCAGTTGAACTTGCAAAGCTCGGTTTGAAAGTAATCGATTTGACTGAGATTGAAGGCGCTTCAAGCACGAACCATACAAAATTTGCATCATCACCCGACATTGTGGGCTTGATTGGTCGAGGGTTGAAGGACGGCAATACTTTGTCTGCGCAATCATCTCCATCGGCTATTAAGACCGTCGTTGGCGGGATTGTGAAAGGCGTGACTATCATTCCAGCCTCGATCGTAGATGGGGCGCAAGCAGCTGTTATTTCTGTCGGAAACTAGACATCCTATTTTTGTTTGTTTGGCTAAAATAGGGGATAAAGCCAACAAACGAAAATCTGCTTGATCGCTGTTGAAAATATGGCAATGTATCCCGTGGATTTCTACCTTTACCCGTGTTGGTGAATTGTTCCGGGAGCTTTTGATGACAGACGCCGTTTTAGAACTTGCAGACAATGTGTCTGTTCCTTTTGAAGAAGCGCATGCAATGCCAACATCTGTCTATACGTCGGATGAATTTTTGCAGCGTGAGCTTTCTGACGTGTTTTCAAAGGATTGGTTCTGTGTCGGTCGCGCTTCTTCTTTAGAAAACGCAGGCGACTACTTGACGCTTGAGCTCGCTAATCAACCGATTATTGTTTTGAGAGATAAAGACGGCACGTTGAAGGCGATGTCGAATGTTTGCTTGCATCGTATGTCCACCTTGCTTGAAGGGCAGGGCAATGCCCGCGCTATTGTGTGCCCTTACCATGCTTGGACCTATAACCTTGATGGCACATTGCGCGGCGCACCAGCGATGACGCAGAACAACGGTTTTTGCAAAGATCACTATAAGTTACCGCAAGTTCGCTGTGAGGAATGGCTCGGCTGGGCATTTGTCACGTTGAACCCAGACGCGAAACCAGTCGCTGACGAGCTTGTGAAGGTCGAGGAACTGGTTGGCGACTATGACATGACGAACTATCGCCAGACCTTTTTTGAAACCCATGTTTGGGACACAAACTGGAAGGTGCTCGCTGAGAATTTCATGGAGAGCTACCATTTGCCCGTTTGTCATTCGGGTACCATTGGTGGGCTTTCTAAGCTGGAAGAAATGATTTGTCCGGCAGGTGAAAAGGCGTTCAACTATCACACAATTCTCAAAGACGATTCACTAAAGATCGCAATGGCGCACCCAAATAATACGCGCTTGAGCGGGGATCGCCGTCGCATGACATACCTGTTGGCGATTTACCCAAGCTTGTTGATTACCCTGACGCCGGGATATTTTTGGTACTTAACTTTGCAGCCAGAAGGTGTGGGGCAGGTTAAGATCGGTTTTGGTGGCGGCATGTCGGAGGACTACGCCAACGATCCATCCGCACGGGAAAACTTCAAGCAGTTGAAAACGCTGCTTGATGAGGTGAATGTAGAAGATAAGGGTTGTACTGAGAAGGTCTATAAAGGACTTAGTTCAAGGGCTGCAAAACCTGGTCATCTGTCTCACCTTGAGCGGCCAAATTATGATTTTGCCCATTATCTCAATTCAAGAATGCAACAAGCTGGCTAATTACCTCTATAGGCATTCTTCTAAGCTGCTTGTCAGCCTCCATTAAAAACGAGACAATTATGGCGCATACCCGAATTCGAAAATTCAACACCAAGGAAACCTATCCAGAGCAAGATTTGGATAATGACCTTTGTCAGGCTGTCGTGACCCAAGGCGGCAAGACCGTATGGCTGCGAGGCCAATGCCCGCAAAATTTGGATGATGCTAAGAACATTGAGAGCCATGACCCTGTGGAGCAGACCCACAAAGTCATGCAGAACATCAAGCAGCTTATTGAAGAAGCGGGCGGTGAGATGGAGCATTTGGTCAAAGTGGTGGTCTACATCACCGATGTTCGCCATCGCGAAGCTGTTTACCGCACCATGGGTGAATATATCAAAGGCGTGCATCCCGTATCCACTGGCCTTGTGGTGCAAGCTTTAGCGCGGCCTGAGTGGTTGGTTGAAATTGATGGCACGGCGGTGATCCCAGAATGACGTTTTCTCTTGTCGCTCGCTGTGCTGAAACTGGCATGTTTGGCGTTGCTGTTGCCTCATCCTCTCCGGCAGTTGCAGCGCGCTGTTCTTATACCCGCGCAGGCGTTGGTGCTGTTGCTAGCCAAAATGTCACGGACCCGTCGCTTGGGCCTTTGACGCTTGATTTAATGGCGAAGGGCATGTCATCGAGCGAGGCGATTGCAGAGATCAAAGCCACCCAAAAGCACCTTGAGTTTCGGCAGGTTCTGGCCATTGATGTTGAGGGCAATACAGCGATCCATTCCGGCAGTAATTCGCTCGGTATTTGGACGCAGGCAGAGGGCAGGGATGTTGTGGCTGCTGGCAACCTATTAGCCAACGCCGAAGTGCCTGCTGCAATCGTTTCAGGCTTTGAAAATGCAACGGGTCATATAGGTGATCGGCTCCTTGCTGCCATGCAAGCCGGACTAGATGCTGGTGGTGAAGCAGGGCCTATTCACTCAGCAGGAATGCAGATTTGCGACAAAGTTTCTTGGCCTGTGTCGGATTTAAGATGTGATTGGACGCAAGATTGTCCGATAGTCTCAATTAGAAATGCTTGGGACGTATATAAGCCTCAGCTAGAAGCCTATGTTCAACGTGCGCTTAACCCACAAGGAGCGCCATCATATGGGGTTCCGGGAGATGAGTGAGCAATTAACTGCTTTCAGCGCCTTGACCGCATCTGTTTCGTCCATGCGACAGGAACTAGATGGAATAGCAAAATCAGCCGAGAATAGCCCTTGGGGGCTACCGGGTAAGTTTTATGTAAGCCCGCATTTTTTCGACTACGAACGTGCCACACTTTTACGCCGTGGGTGGCATTGTATCGGGCGGGCTGATGAGATCCCTAATCAAGGGGATTATCTGACACTGCAACTGCTCGATGAACCTTTGATCGTTGTGCGTGATAAGACTAATATCAAAGCGCTTTCAAATGTGTGTCGCCATCGCGGAATGCCGCTTGCAACGGGCAACGGTAACACCAAGCGGTTTGTGTGTTCTTATCATGCGTGGATGTATGGCACCGATGGTGGGCTTGTACGCGCGGGGCGCATGAAGAACGCGGCGTTTGATCCCAAGACATGCAAGCTTGGTACGTTTCATTGTGTTGAGCGGTTTGGGTTTATCTATGTGTCGCTCGACGACCATCCGGCCGATATTGATGCGGAACTCACGGGCCTAGATGAGTTGATCGGCGCCTATGACCCGACAAATTTCCATGTGGTGCATTCTGCCACAGAGGTTTGGAATGCGAATTGGAAATGCTTGATTGAGAACTTCATGGAGGGATATCATCTCTCCGTTGTTCACCCACAAACACTGCATGGCTACACGCCGACAGGACTGTGCGAGAAAGCGGCCTCTGGTAACGGCTTTACCAGTTATTTCGCGCGCTATCCCAATGAAATCCCACCTCGTGGGCATGGGGCTGTTGGGCTGAATGAGGAAGCGCGGCATCGATCAACGCTTTATTCTGTTTTCCCGTGCCAAGTCGTAAGCATTGCGGCATCACTGCTTGTCTCTTTGTCCATTCGCCCTCTTTCTGCTGATTCCATCGAAGTGAAATGGACGATGTCAGCTTATGGCGATGATTTGGATGAAGAAACGATCAAGCAGCGCATTGATTTGTGGGAAGAGGTGAACCGCGAAGACCGCGAGAAACTCGAAGCAATGCAACGCTCGCTGCGCTCTGTTCATGCCGTTGGTGGGCCATTGGCCGAGGAAAACTATGAGG
Above is a genomic segment from Hyphomicrobiales bacterium containing:
- a CDS encoding DEAD/DEAH box helicase; amino-acid sequence: MKKVLQEALDNRGYAELTPVQNAVLDPELEGRDMLVSAQTGSGKTVGFGLAIAPTILGDDEKFGKAGAPLALVIAPTRELALQVKRELAWLYEKAGVEIASCVGGMDVREERRTLGRGAHIVAATPGRLRDHIQRKGIDLSQLQAVVLDEADEMLDLGFREDLEFILGEAPEERQTLLFSATVPKSIIRLAQNYQNRAERVVVQSKSDQHADIRYDVMNTSPHDTEKAVINTLLYHDAPNAIVFANTRAMVNRLSARLSNRGLKVVSLSGELSQAERTHALQAMRDGRARICVATDVAARGIDLPNLDLVVHAELPNNHETLLHRSGRTGRAGRKGVSALIVTKKTFKKAQRMLHMAKLQADWIQPPSADAVKERESERLFNDDTWQTPASESEQEVISKLETTFTPAQLATAYLRLYRAQRSSPEELSSNNPTLDFTPEPRQEFGPSIWFSITGGRNKGAEPRQILPMVCKFGGLNRRDIGAIKLDNDCSYVEIAEAKVEAFLSDLGDRMELEKGAAITQLAGAPSVSERPSRHSKKDGKFGKPRHSKSSKPFGKGGKGGGRGDRPERGERGDRPERGERGDRPFRGDKPASKRSKGKQGPSDFSNDSGNAPKPRGEAPRGRGDGGGGEHTLSRKPKGAKPPIGKKSSKKNRARSEGGGKPFKAGKPRD
- a CDS encoding Rieske 2Fe-2S domain-containing protein, with protein sequence MPPHHSIIDGTSDRQDGWVFIAHRRDLDRPRPLLPILIDEKPLLLFRDDEGELGLIGRNCPHRGADLCYGRLEDNGIRCPFHGWHFDRTGQCVEQPAEPEGSHMYKAIKVPMLPLYEVDGQIYAYTAEGEPSGLPKIQSVEGAS
- a CDS encoding aromatic ring-hydroxylating dioxygenase subunit alpha: MIPQSLNDQLTRIGPQTSAGKVLRQYWQPAALVDELDGDKLLPVNLMGERLALCRGSNGELHLVTRQSNPDERPTFHPEQVIVDESGPTYPIVEKRGIFFAFMGEGAPPAFPNFDCFRAPDTHVFAFKGLWECNWMQALEIGIDPAHASFLHRFLEDEDPDDSYGKQFRDKAAHTNMPMTQILREYPRPELKVDETDYGLKITALRHMENELTHVRVTNAIFPEAICIPMSREMTITQWHVPVDDENCYWYTMFTSFDTPVNKELMREQRLAEHTLPEYAPIKNKSNDYHYDPDEQRNVTYTGMGLDINVHDQWAVEMMGSIQDRTREHLGRSDVAIIRHRRMLRQAIAAVEAGELDALPMQQVDASMVVGPLSNDAVASTDNWQNASWEQDMERRAACSWDASVS
- a CDS encoding glutamine synthetase family protein; translated protein: MSQDLIAKIKAGLLAKKSVLTESDIESAAACISQVEADKVETVRLVFPDQHGILRGKNIVASALASAFASGVGMPSTLLLKDTSQKTVFPVWDDDVSIGSLALNGASDVLMVPRAETMVTLPWSPHSRLIMCDLVDREGQPISVSSRQVLSNAVTKLSDAGYSALMGLEVEFQLYERVDDGMDHSDATMPPKAVKTRNLTQGGQFLAEHRYREVEAILDELRRAGEQMGLAVRTMEIEMGASQFEFTFEPSDPMTQADRFVSFRTMVKEISSQKGLHASFMAKPKLPNAAANGWHMHQSLSSIETGENCFTPSKGNELTKEASGWIAGLLEHAMASCLLTTPTVNGYKRFAPFQLAPNRIQWGYDNRGAMVRALLFEGDGASRIENRVADSTANPYFAFAGQILSGLDGIERGATPPEATNSPYDSDAQLLPETLAEAIEAFEGSALYRASLGDAFVDYLSHIKRAEWKRYLMTVSEWEQDEYFNLY
- a CDS encoding EAL domain-containing protein, with the protein product MRSYLIELMTFFTGNLPSSAGITKNSETAGRIRASQIAALTNVTPLMMLANIVNAGVVLLFIQNDPYAEYLPIWGIALCFFSALGIYKWQKVRDRKSYSASMRAQKKFLQSAALFGLIWAFIPMVYYPHSGPGTQVLVIAIAGGMMGGGAMSLCSIPKAMLIWLLSMGAGCAIGLAIAGKPSDYGLLALLVCFIIMLLHSGRSLALNYLNNLISAFSLEEKNDTISVLLKDFSENTSDWLWQSDEYGTLIHGQEGFETYLGTIPQCFCVTGKKETADFVKIKGANMIKKYWSNREAFMDVQVNAFVDGKVRWISIAGKPLYDVKDNFIGFRGVASDITDKKEAEERIAYLAHNDALTGLVNRTHFSRSITEHINSKDEKGLWAVMFLDLDGFKLVNDSKGHAAGDQLLEIVAKRIKSLCTDNDVVARLGGDEFAILCRSANSIQALTTFAEKLINAIKQPYQLVSDHSVSGISTSIGIALGDHGAASEESLLHNADLALYRAKHEGKATHRFFDLEMDQLERERRLLEQDLREALSKDQLSVSFQPLVSAETKKTEGFEALVRWNHPERGIISPTEFIPIAERMGLITEIGHKVLCEACYHAASWPAHLFVSVNLSPQQFINSRIVKCVTEALTTTGLEAHRLELEVTEGLLIENTENVTNVLKELKEIGVSIALDDFGTGYSSLSYLLKFPFDKLKIDRSFLMAIETDEMAKNVFAAIAKLGNILELKITAEGVETKEQVKVLESYDCTQFQGFLFGRPLTIEDMPAFLMQEHNCTNDVDTQTDDESKMLA
- a CDS encoding alpha/beta fold hydrolase, with the protein product MLNIPTNKFASIVVVLLMAVLLGACAGIPRDVVGLGAEHITAAQQNGATVRKIYIATTRKKSSNKLEYFSGERSPTMQLGSIDVSIPAGHKEGAIERLNGKIIDPTKSFILSEPNLIESPVAFQANLNNQLASRFGQQKDILVFVHGYNTNFSAAVLRVAQFVHDTKYEGIPVLFSWASRGSTFDYLYDINSALQAREQLSRLGVILGDVNATHFDVVAHSMGNLVTLEAMRTLELRQRGSTGGRLRHVVLASPDIDIDFFKTQLKSVRSLQDRFTVLVSNDDRALNLSQRLAGGVNRVGATDPVELAKLGLKVIDLTEIEGASSTNHTKFASSPDIVGLIGRGLKDGNTLSAQSSPSAIKTVVGGIVKGVTIIPASIVDGAQAAVISVGN